In Anaeromyxobacter diazotrophicus, a genomic segment contains:
- a CDS encoding ribonuclease H-like domain-containing protein, protein MLLSTFQLTPGIGPYRERQLWAAGVRSWDGFPAAPEVALSARLDGRVREAIAAARAALEGGDVGALAALMPARERWRLYRTFEADAAFLDIETDGGDLVTAVGVLDRDGPRVFLRDKDLDDFPDATRAWKVLVTFNGASFDVPILERAFPGWRAPRAHVDLRHLWGRLGHQGGLKLLEQETGVGRPGHLAGVDGMEAVRLWRRHRAGDREALRRLAEYNLYDTVNLKALMALGYNRMLERFELPGEPVAPWERGEVLYDVTKRLLAI, encoded by the coding sequence GTGCTCCTCTCGACCTTCCAGCTCACCCCCGGCATCGGCCCCTACCGCGAGCGCCAGCTCTGGGCGGCCGGCGTCCGCAGCTGGGACGGCTTCCCGGCCGCCCCCGAGGTGGCGCTCTCGGCGCGGCTCGACGGCCGGGTGCGCGAGGCGATCGCCGCGGCGCGGGCGGCGCTCGAAGGCGGCGACGTCGGCGCGCTCGCCGCGCTCATGCCGGCCCGCGAGCGCTGGCGCCTCTACCGCACCTTCGAGGCCGACGCCGCCTTCCTCGACATCGAGACCGACGGCGGCGACCTCGTCACCGCGGTGGGCGTCCTCGACCGCGACGGCCCGCGCGTCTTCCTGCGGGACAAGGACCTCGACGACTTCCCGGACGCGACCCGCGCCTGGAAGGTGCTCGTCACCTTCAACGGCGCCTCGTTCGACGTCCCCATCCTGGAGCGCGCCTTCCCCGGCTGGCGCGCCCCCCGCGCCCACGTCGACCTGCGCCACCTCTGGGGCCGCCTCGGCCACCAGGGGGGCCTCAAGCTCCTCGAGCAGGAGACCGGCGTCGGCCGCCCCGGCCACCTCGCCGGCGTGGACGGGATGGAGGCGGTGCGCCTGTGGCGGCGGCACCGCGCCGGCGACCGCGAGGCGCTGCGCCGCCTCGCCGAGTACAACCTCTACGACACGGTGAACCTCAAGGCGCTCATGGCCCTCGGCTACAACCGGATGCTCGAGCGGTTCGAGCTGCCGGGCGAGCCGGTGGCGCCCTGGGAGCGCGGCGAGGTGCTCTACGACGTGACGAAGCGGCTCCTCGCCATCTAG
- a CDS encoding HNH endonuclease, protein MPDAAPASLDTAALSHRLAALARDERHTQVEFLLHLDVFDQRRAWAEAGYPSLWEWCVRALHLSEGAAGRRIAAMRVLRRLPGLAEPLRDGRLSLSTAAALGPVLTETNWEELVQRAAYKTKTETEHLVASLQPRQAPREGLRRLPRSEQAPAALSGPLGAGCVELARGGGRAPALQPAATFVEAPRPEASAAQACPPQLHVAQPAPGRRATLEPLDADTYSLRVTVDAALKKDLDQLKSLLAHKVRNGDLGALLREAVKCALEKHGKRRGAVEPSRARKSPAPAEKAPPPTPGQREPIPAAVRREVWKRDGGRCAWCSAGGRRCESTWMLELDHIRPVALGGRSTAENLRLVCRTHNSLHAQQVFGREHMDQFRNDADRSTPPTAAGGSTSGACGKGAQTAGATPTPDRRGTGS, encoded by the coding sequence ATGCCCGACGCCGCGCCCGCTTCCCTCGATACCGCCGCCCTCTCCCATCGCCTGGCCGCGCTAGCCAGGGACGAGCGCCACACGCAGGTCGAGTTCCTCCTCCACCTCGACGTCTTCGACCAGCGGCGAGCCTGGGCCGAGGCCGGATACCCGTCACTTTGGGAGTGGTGCGTTCGCGCCCTTCACCTCAGCGAGGGGGCGGCGGGCCGGCGCATCGCCGCCATGCGCGTGCTGCGCCGGCTCCCCGGGCTCGCGGAACCTCTGCGCGACGGGCGCCTCTCCCTGTCCACGGCCGCGGCGCTCGGGCCCGTGCTCACGGAGACGAACTGGGAGGAGCTCGTCCAGAGGGCCGCGTACAAGACGAAGACGGAGACGGAGCACCTCGTCGCGTCGCTGCAGCCGCGGCAGGCGCCGAGGGAGGGGTTGCGGCGGCTGCCGAGGTCGGAACAGGCGCCGGCCGCGCTCTCGGGGCCGCTCGGGGCGGGCTGCGTCGAGCTCGCCCGCGGCGGGGGACGAGCCCCCGCCCTACAGCCCGCGGCGACGTTCGTGGAGGCCCCCAGGCCCGAGGCGTCCGCGGCGCAGGCGTGCCCGCCCCAGCTTCACGTTGCGCAGCCCGCTCCTGGGCGCCGCGCCACGCTCGAACCTCTCGACGCCGACACCTACTCGCTACGGGTCACCGTGGACGCCGCGCTGAAGAAGGACCTGGACCAGCTGAAGTCGCTCCTCGCCCACAAGGTCAGGAACGGCGACCTCGGCGCGCTTCTCCGGGAAGCGGTGAAGTGCGCGCTGGAGAAGCATGGCAAGCGCCGCGGGGCGGTGGAGCCCTCGCGGGCGCGGAAGAGCCCCGCGCCGGCGGAGAAGGCACCCCCTCCGACCCCTGGCCAGCGCGAGCCCATCCCGGCCGCGGTGCGCCGCGAGGTCTGGAAGCGGGACGGTGGGCGCTGCGCCTGGTGTTCGGCGGGCGGCCGCCGCTGTGAGAGCACCTGGATGCTGGAGCTCGATCACATCCGGCCTGTGGCGCTCGGCGGGCGCAGCACCGCCGAGAACCTGAGACTGGTGTGCCGCACTCACAATTCGCTGCACGCTCAGCAGGTCTTCGGCAGGGAGCACATGGACCAGTTTCGGAATGATGCGGACCGGAGCACTCCACCCACCGCCGCTGGCGGAAGCACTTCAGGGGCGTGCGGCAAGGGCGCGCAGACCGCGGGGGCGACGCCGACGCCGGACCGGCGAGGTACCGGATCATGA
- a CDS encoding MBL fold metallo-hydrolase, which yields MHRILVALTPLLAFAVAVAAAPFRQPRDAEGRFVNLDGSGPKGLGAVLKWSVLDRLTGKRRSAPDRAPVPSLAPDLARLAVPPAPGEGARITWLGHASFLVQLDGVSLLVDPVLGEKVVTVPRNVPPGLTPEQLPHVDAALVSHGHYDHLDLPTLTRVGAVVYAGLGQRRLLEKAGLACAELGWWQTARIGPVEVTFVPAQHWSRRSLGDTNRALWGGFVVKGSSATVYHSGDTGWFDGFAEIGRRFRIDAALLPIGAYDPAWFMSPQHLNPEEALRAFGDLGAATFVAMHWGTFKLSDEPLDEPPRRLEAERARLGLAAERVRVLAVGESIEVRRAVAAAGAGRPGPGGG from the coding sequence ATGCACCGCATCCTCGTCGCGCTCACGCCGCTCCTCGCCTTCGCGGTCGCCGTCGCCGCCGCGCCGTTCCGGCAGCCGCGCGACGCCGAGGGCCGCTTCGTGAACCTCGACGGCTCCGGGCCGAAGGGGCTCGGGGCGGTGCTGAAGTGGTCGGTGCTGGATCGCCTCACCGGGAAGCGGCGCAGCGCGCCCGATCGCGCCCCGGTGCCCTCGCTCGCGCCGGACCTGGCGCGCCTGGCGGTCCCGCCCGCGCCGGGCGAGGGCGCGCGGATCACCTGGCTCGGCCACGCCAGCTTCCTGGTCCAGCTCGACGGGGTGTCGCTGCTCGTCGACCCGGTGCTGGGCGAGAAGGTCGTGACGGTCCCGCGCAACGTGCCGCCGGGCCTCACTCCGGAGCAGCTCCCGCACGTGGACGCCGCCCTCGTGTCGCACGGCCACTACGACCACCTCGACCTGCCGACGCTCACGCGGGTCGGGGCGGTGGTGTACGCCGGCCTCGGCCAGCGCAGGCTGCTCGAGAAGGCGGGCCTCGCCTGCGCCGAGCTCGGCTGGTGGCAGACGGCGCGGATCGGTCCGGTGGAGGTGACGTTCGTGCCGGCCCAGCACTGGAGCCGCCGGAGCCTCGGGGACACGAACCGCGCCCTGTGGGGCGGCTTCGTCGTGAAGGGATCGTCCGCGACCGTCTACCATTCGGGCGACACCGGCTGGTTCGACGGCTTCGCCGAGATCGGCCGCCGGTTCCGGATCGACGCGGCGCTCCTCCCCATCGGCGCCTACGACCCCGCCTGGTTCATGTCTCCGCAGCACCTGAACCCGGAGGAGGCGCTCCGCGCCTTCGGCGACCTCGGCGCCGCCACCTTCGTGGCGATGCACTGGGGGACGTTCAAGCTCTCGGACGAGCCGCTCGACGAGCCGCCGCGGCGCCTCGAGGCGGAGCGGGCGCGGCTCGGGCTCGCGGCGGAGCGGGTGCGGGTGCTGGCGGTGGGCGAGTCCATCGAGGTGCGGCGCGCCGTCGCTGCCGCCGGGGCGGGGCGTCCCGGGCCGGGCGGCGGCTAG